A single region of the Triticum dicoccoides isolate Atlit2015 ecotype Zavitan chromosome 2B, WEW_v2.0, whole genome shotgun sequence genome encodes:
- the LOC119361837 gene encoding putative disease resistance protein RGA3 produces the protein MDPPMPMSLVFPSTDPPKPAALLSMDLLLEEAFRAMARAAEQFRSLGEKQAKRLMVAGAGGGKLRQVATQLEQVRDLLGAVDDGGSSPAAAAESFYGIDDLLDEMEYHMLAFHLEASANTNPKVSNPLASALRLGRRFLSSSSSSSDGASRSRWFLKDLDSVAATLTSLLNQVQGSSLPLAISDAPPQDHKLFGRTRELNDIVQMLTEPLSSHHPTLKVISIVGFGGLGKTTLAQSVYDHIGVQRHFDLTAWAHVSAKPDRLELAAQILRSASPAYRGSIDKDATFGALQSQLTQLLASKRFLLVLDDVWDVPQDTWQELLIPLKSAQSGSRIIVTTRTPKVADMLGASHTYHLNPLGIEDCWSLFHRYAFGGWSTHDSSDELEQIGRTIVAKVDGLPLAVKVLAGLLGATKSTKYWRIISEKQFSGDATLSSLRLSYSYLPGRLKQCFAFCSIFPRNWKFDQRTMIRLWMANGFIQSQTDTGKRMEDLGTDYFNALLSRSFFQTLRQGPRTHCIMHDLIHDLAVSVSTNDCFQFEPGVTRFIPSTVRHISVTTDGTEDINAAINMLPKKLRTLLVLRTRSFSSYCLQGDFLAKLKTLRVLDISHSDYTELPRSISCLIHLRYLSLCRTIRSLPESTSKLLHLQTLHFTDRCSLDKLPAGINRLVKLRHLGIDMKYIAQLPGIGRLINLQGSVEFCVKKGGGHALQELKGMNGLHGQLKIKGLDNVLSKDEATKTDMKRKENLKALRLEWSSASRGLTPVTDYEVLENLQPHQNLKELHIVRYLGATAPSWLQFAALRELQSLHLVNCRSLGVLPPLGLLPSLQQLHMKELCTVKRIGHEFYGTVDLSFPSLKVLVFDDFPSLVEWSEVRADPFPCLQKLEIVDCPKLIQVPAFPPSVSELKVERTLLISNMRLAPYSSSRLEIFTLSVSTTSVLCRGLFHQSHLESIVVLNINAGYKQLVSAEGLHCFTSLQKLQLCHSDISDQDLGSLLQVLPSLYSVEMIDLPNMTSLLVPTKNNLCTTVTELQISNCPQLSSMVSLGTFVSLKRLVIEKCPKLTAASFPVSFWRLTALKVLSISYCTEFQSLPSCGLPTSIEALHLVGCHPKLHENSSNRTVNS, from the coding sequence ATGGATCCGCCGATGCCGATGTCCCTGGTGTTCCCGTCGACCGATCCGCCGAAGCCGGCCGCCCTCCTCTCCATGGATCTGCTGCTGGAGGAGGCTTTCCGGGCCATGGCGCGCGCGGCGGAGCAGTTCCGCTCCCTGGGCGAGAAGCAGGCCAAGCGCCTCATGGTCGCCGGCGCCGGGGGCGGCAAGCTGCGGCAGGTGGCGACCCAGCTGGAGCAGGTCCGCGACCTGCTCGGGGCCGTCGACGACGGGGGGAgctccccggcggcggcggcggagtcctTCTACGGCATCGACGACCTGCTTGACGAGATGGAGTACCACATGCTCGCCTTCCACCTCGAAGCCTCTGCAAATACAAATCCAAAGGTCAGCAATCCCCTCGCTTCTGCCCTCAGGCTGGGCAGGCGATTccttagcagcagcagcagcagcagcgatggGGCGTCCCGCTCCCGGTGGTTCCTCAAGGACCTGGATTCCGTCGCAGCCACTCTGACCTCTCTGCTCAACCAAGTCCAAGGCTCCAGTCTGCCGCTTGCCATCTCCGATGCGCCGCCCCAGGACCACAAGCTGTTTGGCCGCACCAGGGAGCTCAATGACATTGTGCAGATGCTGACAGAGCCGCTCTCATCCCACCATCCTACCCTCAAGGTCATCTCCATTGTTGGCTTCGGCGGTCTGGGCAAGACCACGCTCGCCCAGTCGGTCTACGACCACATCGGAGTACAGCGCCACTTTGATCTCACAGCATGGGCACATGTCTCCGCCAAGCCTGACAGACTGGAACTAGCAGCTCAGATACTGCGTTCCGCCAGCCCAGCCTACCGTGGATCCATCGACAAAGATGCCACCTTCGGAGCTCTTCAGTCGCAACTCACTCAACTTCTGGCATCCAAGAGATTTCTGCTTGTTCTCGATGATGTGTGGGATGTGCCCCAAGATACATGGCAGGAACTCCTCATTCCTCTTAAATCTGCCCAAAGTGGGAGCAGAATTATTGTGACCACCAGAACACCAAAGGTTGCTGACATGCTCGGTGCATCTCACACCTACCACCtgaatccactgggcatcgaagattGTTGGTCCTTGTTCCACCGATATGCTTTTGGGGGCTGGAGCACACATGATTCCAGTGATGAACTGGAGCAGATTGGGAGGACGATTGTTGCTAAAGTCGACGGATTGCCTTTGGCTGTCAAGGTGCTGGCAGGACTGCTTGGAGCTACAAAGAGCACAAAGTACTGGCGTATTATCTCGGAAAAACAATTTTCCGGAGATGCCACTCTCTCCTCGCTGCGCTTGAGCTACAGTTACCTGCCAGGACGACTCAAGCAATGCTTTGCATTCTGCAGCATATTTCCCAGGAACTGGAAGTTTGACCAAAGAACCATGATCCGCCTTTGGATGGCCAATGGTTTTATACAGTCCCAAACCGACACTGGTAAAAGGATGGAGGATCTGGGCACAGATTACTTCAATGCTCTCCTATCTCGGTCATTCTTCCAAACTCTTAGGCAGGGTCCTCGCACACACTGTATCATGCACGACCTGATCCATGATCTTGCAGTGTCAGTTTCAACCAATGATTGCTTTCAATTTGAGCCTGGCGTGACCCGTTTTATCCCCTCAACAGTGCGCCATATCTCGGTCACTACGGATGGCACAGAAGACATCAATGCTGCCATCAACATGCTACCGAAGAAGCTGCGCACCTTGTTAGTTCTGAGAACTCGTTCTTTCTCCTCATATTGTCTTCAAGGAGACTTTTTAGCGAAGCTCAAGACTCTGAGGGTGCTTGATATTAGCCACTCTGACTATACTGAATTGCCAAGATCCATTTCCTGCTTAATCCATCTCCGTTACCTGTCCCTATGTCGCACCATTCGGAGTCTTCCAGAGTCGACAAGCAAGCTGCTCCATCTACAAACGTTGCACTTTACAGACAGGTGTTCCCTTGATAAGCTTCCAGCAGGAATAAATAGGCTTGTAAAGTTGCGGCACCTTGGAATCGACATGAAGTACATTGCACAGCTACCAGGCATTGGTCGGCTTATTAATCTGCAGGGATCTGTTGAGTTCTGTGTTAAAAAGGGGGGAGGGCATGCCTTGCAGGAGCTGAAGGGCATGAACGGTCTCCATGGCCAACTAAAAATTAAAGGCCTTGACAATGTTTTGAGCAAGGATGAAGCCACCAAGACCGACATGAAAAGAAAAGAGAATCTCAAGGCGCTGAGACTGGAATGGAGTTCAGCTAGTAGAGGTCTCACCCCTGTGACTGACTATGAAGTACTAGAAAACCTACAGCCACATCAAAACTTGAAGGAACTTCATATTGTAAGGTATCTTGGCGCAACAGCTCCGAGTTGGTTGCAGTTTGCGGCGCTGAGGGAACTGCAATCCTTGCACCTTGTTAATTGCAGGAGCTTGGGCGTTCTACCTCCACTGGGGCTCCTGCCATCACTCCAACAATTACACATGAAGGAGCTGTGCACAGTTAAGCGAATTGGACATGAGTTCTATGGTACAGTTGACTTGTCATTTCCATCCCTGAAGGTTCTTGTGTTTGATGACTTTCCCAGCTTGGTTGAGTGGTCTGAAGTGAGGGCCGATCCATTTCCTTGTCTCCAGAAGCTAGAGATTGTAGACTGCCCAAAGTTGATTCAAGTTCCTGCATTTCCCCCATCTGTCTCTGAACTTAAAGTGGAGCGAACATTGTTGATATCCAATATGAGGCTTGCTCCATATTCTTCGTCAAGATTAGAGATATTCACACTGAGTGTTTCCACAACTAGTGTACTTTGCAGGGGACTATTCCATCAAAGCCATCTAGAATCTATTGTGGTTTTAAACATAAATGCTGGCTACAAGCAGCTTGTTTCTGCTGAGGGACTGCACTGTTTTACGTCTCTCCAAAAGCTTCAGCTGTGCCACTCTGACATATCAGATCAGGATTTGGGAAGTCTTCTTCAAGTGCTGCCCTCTTTGTACTCGGTTGAGATGATAGATCTGCCCAACATGACATCTCTTCTGGTGCCAACAAAAAATAATTTGTGTACGACAGTCACGGAGTTGCAAATATCTAACtgtccacagctctcttctatggtcTCCTTGGGTACTTTTGTTTCACTGAAACGTTTGGTGATTGAGAAATGCCCCAAACTGACGGCAGCATCCTTCCCAGTAAGTTTTTGGAGACTCACAGCCCTCAAGGTTCTGAGTATATCATACTGCACAGAGTTCCAGTCCTTACCTAGTTGTGGTCTGCCAACCTCAATAGAAGCACTTCATCTCGTTGGGTGTCACCCAAAGCTGCATGAAAATTCAAGCAACAGAACTGTCAATTCCTGA